AACCTTAAAttgaatacaaataaaaaaggGAACCCAACTCtatttcaaatgaaaaacaaccacactaaagaaagaaagaacaaatctgaattATTTATGAGCACACTACTTTGATTATATACCACgagtctaaagaaaaaaaaaactaccagcAAATCTTAAACTAACTAATTAGGGTTGTTTTTTGTAGTgatataaatattctaaaaatgtaCTATGTgtaatgtaatatataaaaacattgaTGTTGAGAGCCAGGATTCTCATTGTGGAAGAAGGGAGATACAAATATGAAATAAGTGAAAGTAAAAAAGAACTTTTGGGGGTTGGACTGGAATTGGAGGTATTAGTataaatttatcatttataaCATATATTCCTAGCTCTATTCACGGAAAGGACTAGAAGTAATGACACTCCAATATCCATGAGCAAACTTAGTGCCAAATCTAGGTTGCTAAATGCCACCCCTAAAAGAAATTAGGGCTCCTTTGGAAAATGGCTGATCCCAGTACTGGGCAGGGAAAGTACAAGATGAGCCTTGAACATCTTGTGTCAGAAAATAAAGATGCCCCcctaccaccaaaaaaaaaaaaaaaaaaaaaaaaaaaaaagatggagacaTGTCAAAAAAAGATATACAAGCTAGCTTGAAGGGAATCCTACTGACCACATCTGGGAAtattgagcatttaaaaaaatcatgatagCAATGGATTAAAACCTATGGAATCCATGAATCCACACTGATAATGAATAAATAGGAGAGAAGATAAAATTCCTGCCTGTAGCGCatgagtacagctcagtggtagagtggatagcatgcacaaggtcctgggttcaatccccagtacctccattaaaaaaaaatcctctttgtaGTAGAACACCCAGTATTAAGTATGGAAGGAATGATAAagttagaaaatcaccattttgcaactTTCATACTAATAATTGACTTAGGCAAAAATCACCAATGGATACAAAAACTAGTGGGTGAAAGTTCAATGAAGAACAGGATCTACACATAGTCTCAATGTATTCTTCACcttacttattaattacaaagagaaaaacagtaacCTTATAGTGTAGGAACTTGGAGGCCACTCTTTTGACCAAATGATTAAAGTTGGCATTACTAATAATCTAACATTACAAGATTCCTGATAAAATGCCTTAAGAAGACACATCTGTTATGCAGTATTCCTGCCTGAAGTGTATTAACTGAATCTAATTATGAGGAAACATAAAGCACACAAAATTTGAGGAAAGCtttacaaaataactggcctgtaCTCTTCAAATATATTACAGGGCACAGATCTGTGGAGTCAGAAGGACCATTACCAGTTCTGCTGCTTACAATTGCCTAATCTTGATTCTGCACCTCACTTCCTTCATATGTAAAACTGAGAGAGTAAAACTTACCtgtagtaagaaaaaaattaatgatatgaaagagaaagaaaggctgaAGAACTATTCAatttaaaggagactaaagacaCATAATAACTAAGTTCAATACAGGGAACTGGATTGAATTCTGGATAGACATTGGAGTAATTGGTGAAATTTGAATATGACTTGTATcaatattaaaatttctgaatttaatAACTGCACTCTGGTTATGAAAGAGAATAGCTTCCTCTTAGGAAATGAACCCTTAAATATTAATAGGTAAAAGAACATGATGTATGCAAGCTATTCTCAAGTGGTTcagaaaatacatgtgtatatatacatgtatatttatacacacacaaagaaaacgTGGCAAGATATTACCAAGTGGTGTACCTTGGTAATGGGTATACAGAAATTCTTCCTCTCaccacaaatattttattatgaaaacatccaaacatacagaaaaagtgAGATGTACTCTGAACACCCACCATCAATATTTTACAAACAGCAATTGGTTAAATTTGCTTTAtcatatatttatctatatattaaGGATTCTTTTTACTGTTCTTGCAACTTTCCTTATgacttgaaattatttcaaaattaaaagttaaacgAATTAGTAGATAGTaacaggaaaccaaaaaaaattaatgaagtgaAGGAAGTTTGGAGGGAACAGAAAGTACTGCTCGTGTGAAGCGAGATACAAGCTCAAGCCTCTGAAACAGTATCTTGAAGTTGGTGCCTTTGATGACTCAGTCTAAGATCAGTGTCTCAGCTCTCCTCTAAGAGCCCTAAACCTCGCTTCAAAGCAGGGGATTCTCTCATTCTTCAGTTAAGTACCGTAATACGTCATTTATAAAGCGTGAAACTACATTTCCCAAAAGGCCTTTATCTTCCTGTGCTGTAAAGAGGATGCCTATTTCTATAGGTTTTTACAGGTCTCGCgagatttcttaaaaatctttttaaagaacgCAGCTGGAAgccattttgtttttcagggcTCTTTGCAAGGGTACTTGACCAGAAGTTGCGAGAAACCAGCAGCTGCAGTTGCCGCAGTTCTGTCGTCCGCTTCATGATGTTTCCCTTGGCCAGAAACGCACTAAGTCGTCTCGGAGGTGAGCAAAAATTGTGAGCAAACCATTTCCAACGGGCTTTTATCCATTTGTCCTCGTGGGCTCTCATGCCCTTTCCTTCCACTTGCATACCGACTGTATAATTCTAAATGCTGTCTCCCACCTCGCCCTAAGTAATGGGGGAAGATGTCCTTAATATTAATCTAATCACTCAGCGTTTCTGTTTCGGTTCCCAGTTCTCTTTCTGTTACTGGAGTCATAACCTGGCTGCTCCTTATTATTCAGTAACCTACGACTTCAGGGGAGACACTTGGTGAACACATCTCGTTCCTTAAGTAATTTCGTAAATTTTAGCTTTGCCATACATTTACCTGCAAGTATAAGAGCCTCCTCGCCAATTCTGGTTTCATTGCAGGGAGACAACCTAAATGGTAGGCCTGCCGATTATATGTTACTTGTGGATTATTAACTGAATAattgtggtcattttttttttcttatctaaaaGTTTGGCAAGTATAGGGAAATTTTGAGACCAGCATTATGTATTGAGAATTCTTTAGATTGgagaaagaaaattcatttcCGAACTTGATTTGTACTGAAGGTGACCTTGAGTAACGTGAGCAGTTTTACAATGAAAGTGACCTTAAGGAATTTCCATTTAGCTTCTTTAGccatcttttaattttctgtttacaGAGTCATTGGAGGTATTACTAGATTGTGTTCTGAACACTCAAGCCCCTTTGACAATAACCAAAAAATAGTTGACCGACTGTTTTCTCATATTCCAAAAGCCATGTGTATTATCTCACTTTGGGTAAatgatttaacctctctgaacttcattttcctcctttgtaaaataagGGCTTAgtaaataatacctacctcatagagttgttgaGAATTATATGAGATTACCAATAGGTGGTAACTGAACCATTTCTTGTCACAGAGAAGGAGTCTAAAGAAATCCACTTTGGTGACCTAAATGTTGAGGTTATGAGGTGTTGCAGAATTGCTTGGTAATCTTATTTTCTTTGCCCTCTGAGCAAGTAGGGCCTTGTACTTCAGGAAAGGggatttgagggtttttttccccaatgtgGAATTCACACACTCTCTTTTTAACTGCTCTAGAGCAGAATATACTGTGAAACGTTTGTAAATTTGCTCATCCCAAGTGTGACtaaaggtggaaaaaaagacTGTAAGGCGCTTAAGAGAAGAAACCATTAATGGTCAAATAACTATCCCGAAATAATCCATTTATCACATAGAAGCCATTATATTCTTAAATTCTTAAGTGCTAGTGAATCGGCAACATTGCTATTTCTTTATTTAGTACGTCTTTCATTACATACTTAAGTACCTTTTGAGGCTCTAAAACAATAAGGATCTGCTGCTTAGATTGGAGGGGAATtgaaaaacagctggaaatatGCATTTTCCAGTCTTGGCTCTTTCTCAGGCCCTCCTAAGTTCCTCCAGAGGCAGTTTGAAAACTCTACTAAAATAATAGTAAAGAGCAAAGTTTTAATGTTGTCATTCTGCTGAAAAACTTTTGCCTCTACCAGAAAAGTGGCCCTCCAAGAACCTTTCTAGTTTTACCTCCTGTTACTAATCTATATACCTTGTCCTTCAAGGTAATTGATTTTCTAGTACACTGGGTTTTCTGTCTCTGCCATTTTTCAGGTTCCCCTTTCCCACGTCTGCATAACAAAATCCTACCTGCTATTCAAAGTGCTTAGCTAACATTCTTCTTCTTTGTATTATTGTGGTTTGTGTCTATATGTCTAATACCTTCCTCTAGACTGCAAGTTACATGAGGACAGGGTCTGTGTATTCCACATTTTCATATACCCCATTTCATTTAACATGGTGCTGTATTCAttagttgcttttttaaaaaaaatcaagattactCTAGTTTTTGGagtttctttttgtaattttaaggTCATAAACATTTAGTGTGCTTTCAAagttcattttgagtttatttaccCTTTTATGTTGTAACTTGTTGAGCACTGCTGAGTAAACTTTAGTGAAAATTGAAGTCATAAATACTCAAATTAATGAAGTAGGATCCATGTTCAGAGGTTATACAAATACCAGTTTGTTGTGAATGTTACATCGTCTGTTCTTTGCCcccccaacattttattatgaaaaattttagaCGTACAGAAAATTTGGAAGAATTATATACCCACATACCCACCACATAGATTCTacaattaacattttgctatatttgttAGACCATGTATCAATCCATCTGTCAATTCATCTTGTTTGTGAAGCATTTCAAAGTTTGCTACTTCGCTTTTACCTTCAGtatgttttaacattttattacgCTGCGTTATACTGTAAAGTTAACTTCCTTGTCTTTCCTGAGTGGCAGTATCAATTACACGTATGTTCTCTTTGCCTGATAATTGATGGATATGctcctgtattcttttttttccctttaagttcGAAGCATTCAGCAAACAGTGGCAAGGCAGAGCCACCAGAAACGGGCACCTGATTTCCATGACAAATATGGTAATGCTGTATTAGCTAGTGGAGCCACTTTTTGTATTGCTGTATGGACATATGTAAGTACTACTGATTGATAATCTCTGTATTAGATGCCTTTTATTCCCACTTAGTTCATGTATTCAAAATGTTTTCACACAGTAGTATACATTTCTAGTTAGGAGGGGCTTTAGAGATTTtctaattacccacccagtgCAGGAATTTCTTCCTCAACATTGAGCATTCATCCATCATCTGTTCTTAACATTTCCAATAACAAGTTGCTTAGTGGATTACAAGACAGTCCTTTCCATATTGTGTAGCTGTTAAAAAGATCTTATGTTGAGTTAAAATCTCCTTCCTTCATTTTACCCATCATTCTGTAGCAACGCAGAAATTCTGATCCTATTTCCATGTATAAATCATTAGATATTAGAAAATTCCTATCATGTTTACTGGATCTTTTCAGATTAAACAttcttagttctgttggtcattTTTTTGTTCCCAAGGTTTCCAGGGTTTTCACTATCTTGGGTCGCCTTTCTTTGCTTAATCTTTCTTCTAAAATTccaccctcagaactgagtacagCATTTCTGATGGATGAAATATAAAGTGacttgcttttaatattttagcTTTTTACATCTTATGTTTAATAATCTACTTACCAGTCACTGTACTTCCTGGTTACAAGTAGAAGTCTTGGAGttgtaataaatatataagttgattttaaaagatatgaaTCAACCGTTGCCTTCATAATCAGATGCTTCATTAATAGGcctttttcattcttgttttgATCTTCCTGAAATCAGATATACTattaaaataagtgtgtgtacTTAATTAGAAGAGTAAACAGATGTTGAACAAATGTGTGATGGGGCATTTTTGAAGGTGAAGTGCTCTTTGATGAAGGGATATTGCAGAAGTGCTCTTTGGCAGTATTTAGGTAGTTGTAGTAGAGTGAAACAATGTTTTGAGGAGATAGTGTAGAAATATGAAATATGaatttgaattaaataaaatttagttcCTTAGTCATATTAGCTACATCTTAGTTGCTCAATAGCCATATGTgggtagtggctactgtattggataatgcagatatagaacatttccttcATCTCTGGAAGTTCTGTTGAACAGCACTGCTCTAGAGAATTGGGACAGCACCTAGGTTTAGCCTACATGGAGGTCACTGTATCCCTGGTGACTTTCTGAATGTTTGTAACCTATAGAGCAGAGTACCTTTGTCACTTTTAAGAAATAGTGTCCAAGGGAGAGTGGACTCTGGTTTAAACATATAACTGACAGCATTTTAATTCTTACAGGCAGCAACACAAATTGGAATAGAATGGAACCTGTCCCCTGTTGGCAGAGTCACTCCAAAGGGATGGAGAGATCAGTAATCATCCCAGCTGGTTTAATACTGAATTGTTTCAAAACCAACTCATGGATGCCAAGTAAAAGCACTGTGTACCCGTTAAAATATGGAAtgattgaaaaaataaagtacGTTTGAAGCCTTCATtgtaggtttgtttgtttcttttgtaaatgAAACCAAGCCTGatcacttttcatttatttaacctttgttttaatgttaaaGTCAAAACACTGCACTACTTCTTGAATAGCTTTTTTCTATTAGGTAGAGTGAAAGGAAAATCTTACCTGGATGTTGACTTTAGGCTGAAATTATAGTCCATGAATAACTGGTCACAGAGTTATTTTAGGTCATCTTTGAGTTTAAAatttggtgtgtatatatatatacacacatacatacacacacacactgctttcAGCCTttgatttatgtttatatttgaaATTGGATTTGGTCCTTTTTACACCTACCAAGAGAACTGAAGGTGTCATCAGACTTGTGGGAAGTGGTCCTATCAAATGAACTCCTAGGATGTCTGGAGACTAACTAGCTCCTTGGCTCCCTTGGCACATTTATCTtaattagagctttagatttttcagCATATTTATTTAAGATGTTTATGATGTTATTAAAGAAAGGATCTGTCAAATGTAGTTTACTTTTGCCTGTGTAACTACTAGTGACCTCTGCTGTTGGCTTTCTGTAATTATACCAACTTTTGGACTTGTGGATTATCCTGAATTCAGTATGACTGGATTTTACGTGTTAAGATACTAACTGAAGAAAACAAGGTATCTACACCATGTATTTCATTACTTCCTTGGCCAAAGGCTGTGAAGTAAGCCTCATAGTGGTTTGTTGATAGTGCTCAAGTaagcagaaaatggaatttcagttGAGTAACCTATCTGTATTGGCTAAATGAGAGGTTTCTAAAATTCACTTACCTGATGCTATAAGTTATCAGGTAAGTGGCTTTTAGGAATCTTACAAATTTACCTGATGTAGATAAGGAATTAACCAAACAtgaaaaatgtttactttttacgTGAAATACTAAGAATGCCTTCATGGCAATATGTCCTATTTTCTCATTAAATGCACCAAAGCCAGTAATTTCATGATTTAAGTAAGAGAAATGATTTGAATGTCATCACAATATaagtaggttacaagattaataaCTATATAGTAGTGCcactatttaataaaattacaatACTATATTTTGAAAGAATGTTAAAATAGGACTAAAGTATTCAAATACATGAAACCCTGCGACACGATTAAGCAAAATGTAACGAAGTTTCAACATTccctttttgttactgagttggcACTGAGAATTTCTAATGACTGGAGGTAATTTTCAGTATGATTTGTACCACATCTGTCAGGTAAGTGATAATTGTCAGCTATTATGATAGGCAAAAATAAATagtatgacattttaaaaatgtctctgtCCACTTGCCAGCATATGTGTTGCCTTGTGTGATAAAACCTGGTGGTGGTATTCAGCATCTTTGAACATACTTTTAAGACTTAATTTTATGGTTGATCTTGTCCTGATGAGTAGTTAACAAAACTATCATGGCCACTACCAGAAATGAAGCTGTAGTTTAAGTCTAAATTATTCTGTGTCATCACAATATTCTGACTTTGCAACTTTCTTAGTGTACTCAATCAAACTTTTGTCCTCACAAATGCACTCATCCTGTGACACATCACTTTGAGAGTGAAGCTTGTCAAATTAGTGTTCCTATAAAAAACCTGAAGAATTTAGGTAAGTGACTTTAGAAGCATTGCCGGTCCTTCAAATGTTAATTATTGGgttatgaagtattttttaattaggaTGAATGTCTTAAATGCCATTCTTAGTTTGACTCAAACTTATTTTAGTGCATGTGTTCTTTTAAATTCATTGAACTTAAAACTAGGTACTGTGGTAGCTGTAGAGGCACAGACTTTGAGTTCTCACACTCACGAGTATTAACTTTATTGGTGATATTAACCATTTAGTAAGCATTTTGGGGGCACCTACTATCTGCTCAACGTCAGGAAACCTGATTACTTCTTGAGGACATTCCCTTCTGTTTGAAAGCtcagttaatttaaaaagtgttggTATGCTCACTCATTGATAAGGGAGATTAGGGATGATTCATTTAGAGATGAGGTGTTTTAGAGTGAGGGAAAAGGCTCAGTGACTAAGGATGTAGAGGATCTTGCAGCTCTTAATGATATACTTTACATAAAAGCTAGAGAGCTAGTAGATTTGATATTCTTCTGATAAAGGTTTGTTTCTGGTTTCTACCTTTTAGTGAATTTCTTTGAAAGCTTAACACAATGTTAATATTGTAGTTACAAACCAACTTGCTAATAATTGGAAGCCCACTTAAAAGCCATTTCGTGTGATGTggtttttaagatttaaaatttgggGCTGAATTTGGATCAACAGTTAAGGCTATGCACACTGACAACTACAGCTTAATGTTCAGAAAGGTAAGGAGTcctgaagtgattttttttattaatgtggATGGTTGTAGAGGGGTAAAGAATAATTGTTTCTGGAATACTTAATTGTTGGCCTAAAATTTAGATCTGCGGACAGTGTTAAGTGTTACCTGTCAGGACTTAATAGGGATTTGAATCaggatgaaaattattttattaaacacttaAGTAGGCATACTGTGTGCCACTTTTCTAAGCCTTTTACagtcttaaaataatatttacactTTGCACTGTTTTGAGTTCTGCAACATTATTTGAGTTTATATTCTTTATGGGAACTGggtttaaatgaaaatatgaataatCCTGTGATTAGTTTTCCCTTGCATCTTATGACATATTTAATGAAAGGATATATGAAAAGACCACATCTTGCTTCAAAATTAGTGAGATGAAGCCCCTTCCTTACTCTTaatgtttatagttttaaaaattctaggattttgctgttttttgaaatgacaaattggaacaggaataaaaataaatttttcttaaatgctttCTGTACCACTTACTTATTGCATTGTATTGCTACATTTTAGGCATCTCATTTCTATCAAAACTCATGGTAATAGATACTCTAATAATATCTTTGCATCCTTGGAATCCTGTAGGTTTTTAAGATCATGGGtgagtgaatgagtaaatgtGGAAGTGGTTCAGAGCTTGGAATGGCAATGTGAAGGTAGTGTGAGGTGAGATCCCTGCCCCAACTCCAACACACACATAGagattatgaatttaaaaaatgaattaaaaaacatttatcaaaaaaaaattgaggtcATTTTTCAGTGGAGGGATGAGGACAAGTTCATCGTTCTGGCATTCATATCTGGAGTTAGGCTACACAGTCTAACAGAAGCAGGATAATTTTAATCTGTGAAAGGCTGAATTATGTAGAAGATGATTTATAAGGAGCTCTAAGGTACATCCTGGCTTGAGGTTAGGAAAACTGCAGATAACAGGTTTTgatggagtttttgtttttggtaagcGAGGAAGAGGGATCTCTGCAGCGCCAAAAGGAAAGACTTCCGCCTGAGGCTGCGTGTCTGTCCCAGGGCAGCAGGGGGCGGGAGAAGCTCGATTCTAGTCTCAGTATTTCCCCTTCACGTAACGCGTCCCTCCGCCCCTCCGGCTGCTTCCGGCTGGGGCATCACCCGGAAGTGGGGGGTGAAGGCAGGGGTGAAAGCAGCCGGCCCGGCGGcgggggtggaggaagggaagaagcagAGGGAGGAGTTGGCgtcgccgccgccgtcgccgccatCGCCGCGGTCGCCGCGGTGACTTCTCCCGGTGTGTGAGATCGGAGCCTGCGCGCGTGAGTTTGTCGCTGCCACCGGCTGCGTAGCTCCGAAGATTTAACCATAGGATAGAAAGAAACAGGTAAGTCCTATATCGGCTTCCCGTCGTCCCCTTCTACTGGACGGGTATTCTGTACTGTCAGCGTGTACTACCGAGTGTGGCGAGAAGGTTATTTTAATCTGGGGGAGTCTCTAAACTCAGTTCTTCACAACTCAGGTATTTATTGCACTCATGTTTTACCTCCCCTAACAGGGGATAGAGGAGGGGAGATTAGGTCCTGACCCCTGTCGCTTTCTTGTACCCTTCTGAGGAAGTGTCCTGATCATCTATAGCCTCTGTTACCTAATTGATTGAAGGTACAAGATCTGTGGCCGGTATTGGAAGTCACGTGGACTGATCACAATTATTAATGAAATAACATGAGGAAATTAGTTATTTTGCTTCTTGTCTCGCTCTGGGAGCGTAAACTAAATTGAGAGAACACTcttgtttccatttcattttgttcattctgCTCCCTCCCAGTAAAGTTACTCTCCATCGTCATTGCAGCCTGTGGCATCTTTATCTTTGACACTTTTTGTTGTAGACGTTGAGGTTCTCCTAAGCATAGGCAACTATTTTATCGTTTCACAAGTTAATATTTTTCAGCATCTGatctttgttttaattataaCTCTTCATCTACAGTAGATGAGACCTGATGTGTGCAGAACATTGAATTAGGTGATGTTGAGGTGTGGGGGATATACACAAGAAATAGCAGAGAGTCTCTGGCCTCAAAAGAATTTGCACTCAACTTGAGTTCAGACATGAAGACAATGGATTCTAGCAGCCCCACTGATTGAGTAACTACGTTGCTTATCTCATcctttttaaaggatattttgaactgagattttattttttatctttcaagCTTTCTTGTTTCTACACTCATGACAAGagaaggttttttcttttttgtactgaATTGTCTCACAATTTAGTAGGAAAGACAGATAAACCCTTTTAATCTCAATAATGTATATTAGAAACAGTGTTATGAGAATTCTGGGAATGGAGCTTTTGAGCTGGGCCTTGATAAATGGATAGGATTTAACTTTGTAGGAATGGAGGTAGGGGAGGGCAGCCCAGGTAGAGAGATACTATGAGGAAAGGCTTGCAGGGCTGGAAAGATGCATCCAACAATATATTGTACATCAACATCTCTATAACAGCCACATCTTCCAAGATGTCactggttaaaagaaaaaaaaatagaattaaaaactGGTAAGGTTACAATCGTATCCCAACCATATTCCAGCTATCTTCCAGCCAATAAAATAGcttatacatagaaaaaaaaacatgaagTAACAAAAACAGTGTTAATATGTGAGATTTAATTCTGATGTAAACTCAAATATAGAAGATGAAAAAGTAAAGCttgctatttttaaattctgattgAGTGTCGTGtctttgtttaattaattaattaattaatttattgaagtatagtcagtttacagtgttgtgtcagagTGTCGTGTCTTAAATATAATTTGGAATCTTATTAAATTGCAAGGAAT
This Camelus bactrianus isolate YW-2024 breed Bactrian camel chromosome X, ASM4877302v1, whole genome shotgun sequence DNA region includes the following protein-coding sequences:
- the COX7B gene encoding cytochrome c oxidase subunit 7B, mitochondrial yields the protein MMFPLARNALSRLGVRSIQQTVARQSHQKRAPDFHDKYGNAVLASGATFCIAVWTYAATQIGIEWNLSPVGRVTPKGWRDQ